The nucleotide sequence CGCTGATGAGCGCCAACTCCGCCGCCTTCGCCCACGTGAACGGCTTCCGCTGGCGTGTGGGCGACCCCACCCTCGCCGACAGCGAAGCGCACCTCTACGACCTCGGCGTGCTCCGCTCCGTGCTGGAGGAGGCCGTCGAGATGGCCGTCGCCGATGCCCGCGCCGACGGGGTGACCTGGGCCAAGATCGGCGACGCCCTCGGCGTCACGCATCAGGCCGTCATCAAGCGTTACCGCAAGGGTGGTGCCCGATGAACGCCGCCGAACGCACCAGCGCCACCGCTCCCGCTGACCTGACCAGCCCG is from Kocuria palustris and encodes:
- a CDS encoding helix-turn-helix domain-containing protein, with translation MSANSAAFAHVNGFRWRVGDPTLADSEAHLYDLGVLRSVLEEAVEMAVADARADGVTWAKIGDALGVTHQAVIKRYRKGGAR